The window GATGCATGTGGTACCAGAGAAGTACGTCTTGGATCGATAGCGAAAGGACTTGAAGAGGAGATACACACTGGTTAAAAGTAGCTACGATGACATGCGGCAAAATGCAGACGCACAAAGGTATGAACTTGTGGTGAAAAGATGTCTAAAATTAGCAACCCGTGTATCCCAGCGTGATGACCATGTCAATGCATTCATGTGCCATTTGGATGAGTTTGAGAATAACTTTAAAGAATTACTTCTTGAGTCTGGTTCAAGCAAGGTCAAAGAAAATGTGGTCCAGGACaagggtaaaaaaatattaagcccaCACGTTGTCCGAGGAAAAGGGAGGCCTCCATCGAAAAGGAAGGTTCTGCCTGTGGAAAAAGCTGTGaccaaaagaagaaacaaacaggtagtaaatttttttcatattaattatatatttattggactGTATGTATATTTGATTCTAATAGatgtgtaattttttgtttgaaatttagacttgcagaaaaatatttgatgatgATTCACAACATGGTGAGGTTTCGGAAGCTCAACCTGGTGCTAAAGTGGATCAACTTGGTTCTaatgttgatgattttattgTTGAAACACGATGTAGTACTGTCACACAACCAACACCATTGGGCAATGAGGAGGTCGCGGTTGTGCCTTAGTAATTTGTCGTATCTTTGTTGTTGTGATGAAATATTGTGGAGAGGATGAGTTTGCGAAGTTGTAGTGATGAAATATGGAGTGAGATAGTTATGTGTATTTTGGGTGTAGTGATGAAATATGCTGGATATGGGTGATGATTTGTAAAGAATGTAAGTATGTCGATGAGTTTGTAAAGaatgttttgtaaaaaagtgtttGTAAAGAATGGCTTGTAAAGAATGTCAATGGGTTTGTAAAGAATGATTTTCGTACATATTTGTTCTACTTTATGAAAATCTAGATAGATTTGTGATGTCTATTAACACTGGAGTGCATTTTTTTCACCTGCTTAGGttctgaaactgaaaagatattttttttccagtttctCACTGTATCAGATTTTTTTCACTGTGCAGAATTTTTTTCCCAGTAAAATGTACagtatcatttttttcattgtgcagaatttttttcccaataaaatgtacaatactatttttttcattgtgcagaatttttttcctaataaaaTGTACAGTAACATTCTCACAAATACAACAAAGTTATTGACATTACCATATGTAATCGTTCCACAGttacaaaatattcatatagAATTCTGCAATTACAATAACGGTCGATACATCTATCatccaaacaaaccaaaaactattacaataaaACAAACCCAATacatatacaataatatatgaCCACATCTATTCTCTACGACCCGCCTTCGAACTTCCTCCTCTTGCTTGTTCAGATCATTCTCTCTTTGAATTAGTTTATCTTCTTTTCTCGACACCTCATACTCGCACAACAATAATccatcctctctctttctcgacACCTCATACTCCCTGCATACAATGCAAGaatttcaaacattaaaatatgaaaaactgtTATAAATGATGGTCATGGGTCATATAGGTTCATGACAGTTTGAATCTTGACAGGGTTACAGGAGCTGGAAGAAGGAAGCAAAGCAACTTGTTGTAGAGTTTAGGAAGAGCTAGGGTTAGTTTATGGTGGTACAGAGAGGTAAAAAGTTAGGCAATATGTGGTTTGTAGTAAagcatatatatgaaaaaaatgtcaaatatatgCTAGTCATTGCTcacatttttgttttaacttttaacaagtTGTTTGCACGAAGTTGATATAAATGAAAACCTTTGCTGAAGCAAATAGATACAGCTACtgaaaaaagccaaaaaaaacaaaaaatagcagCAAAGGTATCGAGACATAGAAGGCCACATGATTGTACTAACATATTATCTAGTTTACAACTTCAACATGATTTTTATCCTGAATTCGGATTCTATCAATTTCAGTCCATTATATGCAATATCTTTGTTGAAATGCAATTTACAGTTTGGGCTCAAAGGGAACTATCCACACAATTCCTTAATAAGTCATGCAGATAATTGAACTTCTGATCAATAAAGGGAAACGACATCATCAAGTTTTACTATTAAGCTCCTATCCAATCCTATCTCAAATATAACAAATTCGAGATGagatcattataattataagagaaTGAAGGAAATGGATATATGGAGTAACCTGCAAAATGTTGAGAAATTGGGAACGAGAGGGCCAGAGAGTGAAGGAAACACACGGGTGGAACCTGCAAAATGTTGAGAAATTGCTTAGGGAAAACAAACGCTTGGTGGGTGTGGAGCCTTTGCTCGCACCGCGATGCAGCGGATCTCAGCTAGGGAAAAGAGAGGCGTGGTGGATGCGGATCGAGAAATCGCCTAGGGAAAATAGAGGCTTGGTCCGTGCGACGCCTTAGAGAGGCTTTGTGGGTGCAGTGCGGTGCGGGTCCTTTTCTCGCACACCGATGAAACAAACTCGCTTGGTGGGTGCGACGCCTTAGAGAGGGTTGGTTGTTGCGGCACCTTAGAGATGCTTGGTGGGTGCGGGTCGAGAAATCGCCTAGGGAAAACAGAGGCTTGGTCCGTGCGACGCCTTAGAGAGGCTTTGTGGGTGCGGCGCCTTAGAGAGGCTTGGTGGGTGCGGTGCGGTGCAGGTCCTTTTCTCGCACGCTGATGAAACAAACTCTGCGATTTTGGAGCCATTTTGGTGTTACGGACAGAGGGAAGTGAGGGAAACGGAGAGAAAACTCTGTGAAGGGACGAAGTGAGGGAGACGAACCCGGGGAGGAATGAATCTGCGAAGGACGAACCCCATCTGCTTGGGAAGCGTAAAACCATGATGTGGTGACCAGACTGGGTTCGCCACGTCACAGTGTGTGGTGTTGGTAAATTCAACCGGCTTAGGAATAGATttttccatattatttttacccTAATATTTACCCTTACGTAATGCTTGGGCTTCAGTCTTCACTTAAACTAGGCCCATCATTGAGCTTCATATAGCCTCAGCCCAcgacaaaataattaaaatattgaggttaaatatataaattatattcttattaaagaaataaatttgatgcatttgcaaaaataagttatattaatttgcaggatataatttatttatttataatgctCAATTCATAGAACCTGCTCGTTATATATCGAATTTGAGATCTTTTTAAGAACATAACTGTTATCAAATGTTTTCAGActacttcattattatttataaattattttattattatttacatatgaaCGGAAATGCTCTTAACATTCCAACGAAGCTTCGTTAATGCCTGTTCTTTGCCCAATTTTCACGACCAAGGAAAGTCCAGCGTGCTGCTGTTGTGTGCTGGTCAGCCACCAATGCACATAGGCAGAAAGCGAGCGCGTCCTTAATTAATACGTAAGCGAGATTCATTTTCAGGAGTAAAGTTGTAAGACACACTATCACCCAAAGATTCTCCCTATtaataaatggaaaataataagTTTACAATTAGTCGGAGGGCAATAATATTACCGTAACAACTCatctataatttatttacaactttcacataaaatatattattttttaaattttaaatacatcaaatcaatatcaaaatcaaatttcaaaaaattattattttattaatactaatttaataatagtaaattagtTGGTAATGTATCATTTCTCTTGGTTCCAAACTTCGAAGTGAAAGACTTATCTTTTttgcattaaaaataattaaaataattggcACGTTCACAACCTTGATAGAAGAGTAAAGCAATAAAGAAGTCCACTGTAACACATCAGCCGTAGCACACTtgagttggttttttttttttttttgcttcttcttttttttttcctttacataGCACATCAGTCAACTATAGCACATTAGCCTGTCCACACGTCAGGTGTGTTGCGGCTGCAGCCAACAGTAGGCTGATGTGCAGATTTATTCTTGATCTAATGACCGCTGTTCTCTTTGTTTTTGGAGGCATCCAGTTTTACTACGTGTAATCGGCGGTGGGGAACCGTCCGGATAATCAGTtgatatttaaaataagaaagaaaaaaaaagttattcaaaGATTCAACTACTCTTTTTAACATCAATACCTCCATTCCAGAAGATGACGACGACCTTAATAATATTAGATGCATGTATGATTGATTTGGTTCTGGGTTATATCCCATtatcttcctctctttcttcatcactatatatagatcatcatTCCAGACCTGAAGACGACGATGACGCGATCTCTTCTTCTAGACCATATgcgatttttcttttcttttcgttttctttGGCTTCTGAAAATTGAAGAGGGAGAGGAATTTTGTGCGTTGGCTTTCCACCAATTTGTAGTTGTGTTAGTTGTCTATAccagaagaagatgaaaagattGAAGGTGACTTATGGCTATGAACTTGAACCAGATGAAGTTTGAGCCCAGTTCTCCGTCTTGatataaattaacaaataaccAAATGGGAAATTGTGGTTTTGAAAAGATTCATATGCCCAAAATAAAACTACTATAACACACCCACTTGGGATTTGGCACATTAAAATTTAGAAACCCTGGAAATCAATTGTGTAAACACAAACAATCCAATCATTTCAACCACAGGTCAGATTTAGATTTTATCGCAAcaaagactaaaatttagataatcaaGCCAACAATAACAGATTTCCAACGAGAGGGCAAAGGCTTACCATTACAACCTTAAACGTAATGAACCTTACAGAAGATTCAAATCATGATTTGAATTCAATGAATTGATGCGATTAAGAttcttagaataataataataaaaaaaaagtgacaagAAGACTCAGAGAAAGGTCACGGCTTTGAAAGAAATTGAAACACCAGGTAGTCGTTGGCGGGCTTAGTATGAAACCATAAGTGGGCTCCTAATGATGATATTAGCTAGCGAAAAATGCTAAAGGCAACCGGCTGGGGAAACCGTAGGGTAATCTCCACCCATGTGGCATAAATAAACGTCATCGTTTCATGCTTTAGTCCAAAACAGATATCTTGGAGAAGGGAAATGTCTTGaagtaaataagaaatattacaACCGGGATAAGGCTTAGAAAACAAGGAAGAACATGTACAGAGGGCCAAGGGGCCAAAAGAGCGAGGGAGATTTGCCAAAGGCCAGATCTACGACGAATCGAACCTCCAAAAGCCTTTGCTCATGGCCATCAAGGGCCAGATCTACGATGGCAGAGCAAGATGTTTTATGGACCAAGTGGACCTTATGCATTTTTTGCTGGAAAGGAGGCTAGCAGAGCTCTCACAAAAATGTCTTTTGAAGTGAAAGATCTAACAGGGGATATATCTTTTCTAGGTCCATTCAAATGCAAGGCTTTGCAGGACTGGGAATTCAAGTTTATGAAACGTTTAATTTAGTGAATATTtcattgttggttttggaagggGATAGGAAGATATTTTGCTGAATATTTCATTGTGGGTCAACTTGTGAAAGTCGAGTCTCTTTGGAGAGATGGTTATAGGCTCCATGCTAGCATGCTTCCTTCCTTTATCTCTCAATCACTTGCTTAGCGCATTTTAAGGACTGGCAAgtcgataaattttcttcatgTTTGTTATAAGCATCCTGGTTGGGCTGATGCTGCAACAGAAGATGCAACAGCTACTGGGATGACAACAAGAAGAGGGTGCCTGGGGTACGGTGAAACATCGAAACTGGTTCCCTTGAGACCTTGGTTGATGAAGCAGCAAAGAAGAAATTGCAATTCGGACttccaagaaaagaagaaattgtaCCGTTTCCATTTAATGCCATGTGGGACGAAGTTTCGCAATGGTTGCTCCATGCGGTTGCCTCCAGCATAATTGTTAGCTAGCACCATCATAAATGAAAGAGGTAGACAGAAATGGAGATATTGAGTGATTGGTGCAGAGAGACTATTCTACGGACAAGACGAAGTGTGTTTTCCTTGGGGAAGACGAAGGGGGTATTGGAAGAGGAAGGCTTGGGGGAGAGAAAGTCGTGGCTTGAAAGAGGAGGCTACGTCGTGGACAAGACGAAGGGGCTCTATCAGTTGGGAAAAGATTTCTCTATGAAGAAGACGAATGGTGatttggggaggggggggggagagagagagagaatttggcTTGTTTTTTGGTTTGGGGGGAAGGTGGAATGAACCATTTTTTATCCACATGAGACACGACTACGCCGCAGTTGTAATCAGAATTTTTCCCCTATTAATAAAGCAGCTTTGCTAGCTACAACCagttgtttatttcatttactGAACTAAGAAAAAGAGGGGACCCACCACTGCTCCATTGCTACGACAAAATCCTTAGAAagtttcaaaattcttttggtACAGCTCCATTGCTACAGCTCCTCTCAAGTTATTCCATCTTCGACTCCTCAGCTTCTACTACTAACCACTAGTACTCCAATCATCGCTAATTCCCTGCTTGCCTCTAGCTTTCAGCAACAAAATTTCGTCAATGATAATAGCAAAGACACTGGCACACCCAATCATTTCCAAAGCTCAACGCCATTTGAAGGCTTGCAAATATTGGGTAATAGTGAAGCTCATCAGATTGCCATGAAAGAAGTGAAAGTAGAAAACGACCAACACATGCTGAATTGGAATGGTTCTTGCCAAAACCAAATGGAGCAAATCAGCCTGTCGAATCCTTCCCTTTACTAGAATGCAACCAATATCGGAGCAATCATGTTGGCAACAAAAGATCAGTCTGTTAGTTTTATTATCAAAGTTGAGTCAACTCACTAATTGCCCTGAGAGGAACCTCGGATCTTGATCTTCATCTCATCGACTGGGGTATAGTCATCATCATCACAATCACCTACGCAGTACTATCAATTAGGATTTTATCATCGGTTTCATGTGATAGATTTGAGTGGGGAAGGTGGAAAACGAAGGAGAAAAGGGAAACTGTGGAGTGGGAGGTGGAAAATGAAGACGAAGGAGGAAATGAGGATTTCGTGGAAGCTCTAGAAGACGTAGGATAAAGGGGGATTTCAGTGGGAAGAGGGAAAACGGAGGAAATTTTAGAAGAGATgaaaacggcatcgttttaaTTTGCCATGCTGGACGCGGTTCTCCTTGCCGGTTGCATATatagtttttcttaataaagATAGTTGGAAGTGAAAGATCACGTATCTTTTTTTTCGCATAATTGGCACGTTCACAAGCTTCTAATGATCGccgttttctttttatttttttggaggcATCTGGTGACGGTCCGTATATTGCGCGGAAAGCAGCTCTCTCAGCTATGATAAAAGGAATGATTTCCGGACAAGATCACAA is drawn from Juglans regia cultivar Chandler chromosome 5, Walnut 2.0, whole genome shotgun sequence and contains these coding sequences:
- the LOC118348452 gene encoding membrane steroid-binding protein 2-like translates to MFYGPSGPYAFFAGKEASRALTKMSFEVKDLTGDISFLGPFKCKALQDWEFKTGKSINFLHVCYKHPGWADAATEDATATGMTTRRGCLGYGETSKLVPLRPWLMKQQRRNCNSDFQEKKKLYRFHLMPCGTKFRNGCSMRLPPA